A DNA window from Acetilactobacillus jinshanensis contains the following coding sequences:
- a CDS encoding ClC family H(+)/Cl(-) exchange transporter, translating into MRKLSRNHFWMVLLGIVVGISSGAVVSAFRWLVQVMFTGLKYLYIACRTNLNLIWVILLINVALAVVIGKIINNFSAVSGSGIPQIEAELTDRKWYYWWPVLWRKFITSTLTVGSGVFMGHEGPSIQLGGSVAQGVASMTHQNHERTKLMIAGGAAAGLTAVFNTPLASSLFVLETVYHGFSTMVWLITLSAAVASDLVSMSIFGKLPLLYVPRVRAIPLDLFPQLIIMGIIIGFLGFGYKVVTLNSSKVYRFHKLPGWTKPIIPLLFMIPIGIIWPQLIGTGSGLIHLVVKTSFPFLVIAGYFIIRLIGSSLAFGSGLPGGIFLPILTFGALTGAGYARILIDLNGMSPVYLASFVAVAMAGYFACVTKSPLTSILLITEMIGTLHHLAALSLVVVVAYVVDDLLDGRPIYDTLLDRLLS; encoded by the coding sequence CATTGTCGTTGGGATTAGTTCAGGAGCGGTAGTCAGTGCTTTCCGCTGGCTAGTTCAAGTAATGTTTACGGGTCTTAAATATCTTTATATTGCCTGTCGAACTAATCTCAATCTAATCTGGGTAATCCTGTTAATTAACGTCGCTTTAGCCGTCGTTATCGGTAAGATTATCAATAATTTTTCAGCCGTAAGCGGCTCAGGAATTCCACAGATTGAAGCAGAGTTAACGGACCGTAAATGGTATTACTGGTGGCCAGTTTTATGGCGAAAATTTATCACCAGTACCTTAACCGTTGGAAGTGGAGTCTTTATGGGCCATGAAGGACCGTCAATTCAATTAGGTGGCTCTGTGGCCCAGGGAGTCGCATCAATGACCCACCAGAATCATGAACGGACTAAATTAATGATTGCTGGTGGAGCGGCAGCTGGGCTAACGGCTGTTTTTAATACTCCGTTAGCTAGTTCATTATTTGTCTTAGAAACGGTATATCATGGTTTCTCGACGATGGTCTGGTTGATCACTTTAAGTGCTGCCGTGGCATCAGATTTAGTTTCCATGAGTATCTTTGGCAAACTTCCGTTATTGTATGTTCCTAGAGTGCGTGCAATTCCGTTGGATCTGTTCCCACAACTTATCATTATGGGGATTATTATTGGTTTTCTAGGCTTTGGATATAAAGTCGTAACGTTAAATTCGTCCAAAGTTTATCGATTTCATAAACTTCCAGGATGGACAAAACCAATCATTCCACTTCTTTTCATGATCCCAATCGGGATCATCTGGCCACAGTTAATTGGGACCGGCTCCGGGTTAATTCACCTGGTTGTTAAGACATCGTTCCCGTTTCTTGTAATTGCTGGCTACTTCATAATTCGATTGATTGGGTCGTCATTGGCGTTTGGCAGTGGCTTACCTGGTGGTATTTTTCTGCCAATCTTAACCTTTGGTGCGTTGACCGGCGCTGGATATGCACGGATCTTAATTGATCTGAACGGAATGTCACCAGTTTACTTAGCATCATTTGTTGCGGTCGCGATGGCTGGCTATTTTGCTTGTGTTACTAAATCGCCGTTAACTTCGATTTTATTAATTACTGAAATGATTGGCACGTTGCATCATTTAGCGGCTTTAAGCCTGGTCGTCGTGGTTGCTTACGTGGTTGATGACCTATTGGACGGTCGACCGATTTACGATACGTTATTGGACCGACTGCTATCTTGA